Part of the Pseudomonas lijiangensis genome is shown below.
CTGATCCTGCTGCTAGGTGGTCTTCAGTATCGCCTGTGGGTAGGTAACGGAAGTCTGGCGCAAGTGGCCAGCCTGACCGAGCAAATTGCAGAACAGCATGCCGAAAACGAAGTTCTGCTCGAACGAAACCGCGTTCTGGATGCTGAAGTCATGGAACTGAAAAAGGGCCTTGAAACCGTTGAAGAACGTGCCCGTCATGAGCTGGGCATGGTCAAGGACGGCGAAACTCTCTATCAGTTGGCGCAATGAAAAACTCTCTTCCTGCCTTCTGGGCAGTGATTCCTGCCGCGGGCGTTGGTGCTCGCATGGCAGCAGACCGTCCCAAGCAGTACCTGCAACTGGGCGGCCTCACTATTCTTGAACACAGCCTGCTTTGCTTTCTCGATCACCCGCGCCTCAAGGGCATGGTGATCAGTCTGGCTGTGGATGATCCTTACTGGCCAACCCTGCCGTGTGCCCTGGATTCGCGTATCCAGCGTGTGGATGGCGGCAAGGAACGTTCGGACTCGGTACTCAATGCCTTGCTGCACCTGCATGCCCAGGGCGCCAGCGATGACGACTGGGTGCTGGTTCACGATGCGGCACGTCCCAATCTTGCCCGAAGCGATCTGGACAACCTGCTGGGCGAACTGGCGGACGATCCGGTAGGCGGCCTGCTGGCGGTACCGGCTCGCGATACCCTCAAGCGTGCCGACGAACATGGCCGTGTGGCGCAGACCGTTGATCGCAGCCTGATCTGGCAAGCCTACACGCCGCAGATGTTTCGTCTCGGCGCCTTGCATCGGGCGCTGGCGGACAGCCAGGTGTCGAATGTCAGCATCACCGATGAAGCTTCGGCCATCGAGTGGGCAGGGCAGTCGCCGCGTCTTATCGAAGGGCGTTCCGACAATATCAAGGTGACCCGTCCCGAAGACCTCGAGTGGCTGCGTCAGCGCAGGTCCATGGGCAACTAGGTTCTGTACTCTTCCCGCATCGCCAGACCTTCCTTGAGGTAATCGACCAGCTTGCGCACCTTGGGCGACAAGTGGCGCTGCTGCGGGTAAAGCGCCCAGACGGCGGTGTTGGGAGGTTGATGCGCTTCGAGCAGGGAAATCAGGTTGCCGTTCTTCAAGTGTTCCTGCACGTAGTAATCCGGGAGCTGGCACAGACCAACACCCTGCAATGCGGCGTCCAGCACCGCCTGGCCGCTGTTGCAGCGCCAGTTGCCCTGGACCCGTTGTGAAAACTCCCTGCCGTTCTGCTGAAGCAGCCAGGTGTCACTGCCACCGATCAGGCAGTTATGACGACTCAGCTCGGAAAGACTGTGCGGCCGACCGTAGCGCTCCAGATAGGAAGGCGATGCGCACAGGTACATGCGTCGCGGCGCCAGCCTTGCGGCGACAAGGCGCGAATCCTGTAGCCGACCCAGGCGAATCGCAAGATCCATCCCTTCGTGAACCAGGTCCAGCGTGTCGTTGCTCAGCTCGATATCGACCCGCAGTTGCGGATACAGATCCATGAAGCGCGTGACCAAGGGCGTGATGAAGCGCTCGCCGTAGGCCACGGCGCAGGTCATGCGCAGCAGGCCTTTCGGTTCGCTGGTCAGGTCGCCAACGGCGCGCAGGGCTTCTTCGCGTCCATCCTGCAAGCGCTGGCAATGATGCAGAAATGTCTGACCGGCCTCGGTCAAGGCTACGCGCCGTGTGCTGCGGTACAGCAAACGGGTTTGCAGGCGCTCTTCAAGACGCACGATCTGGCGACTGATATGGGAGGAAGACACACCCAGGCGCTGGGCGGCCGCAGTGAATTGCCCGCATTCGGCCACCGCAACGAACTCGTCCAGACCTTCCCAGCGATTCGCGTACATCGATTATCCCTATATGGCAATAATGTTTTGCTTTTGTCTGGATTATTAACTGAACGGCACTGTACTACACTCCAGACCTTGTTTTTATCTTGCTGGAGAAGATCGATGATCAAGTCGCGTGCTGCTGTTGCCTTTGAAGCCAAGAAGCCATTGGAAATCGTTGAAATCGATGTCGCCATGCCCAAGGCGGGAGAAGTGCTGCTGCGGGTCGTGGCTTCGGGCGTTTGCCACACTGATGCCTACACGCTCTCCGGTGCTGATCCGGAAGGTATCTTCCCGGCGATTCTGGGTCACGAAGGTGGTGCGATTGTCGAAGCCATCGGCGAAGGCGTGACCTCGGTTGCCGTGGGTGATCATGTTATTCCGCTGTACACCCCGGAATGCCGCCAGTGCAAATTCTGTCTGTCGGGCAAAACCAACCTCTGCCAGTCGATCCGTGCGACCCAAGGCAAAGGCCTGATGCCGGATGGCACTGCACGCTTTTCCTATAAGGGTCAGCCGATTTTCCACTACATGGGCACTTCGACCTTTTCCGAATACACCGTCCTGCCGGAAATCTCGGTCGCCAAAATCCAGAAAGAAGCCCCGCTGGAGAAGGTCTGCCTGCTGGGTTGCGGCGTCACCACCGGTATCGGTGCGGTGCTCAACACTGCCAAGGTAAAACCAGGTGACACCGTGGCCATCTTTGGTCTGGGCGGCATTGGTCTGTCGGCTGTGATTGGTGCGGTCAAGGCCAAGGCGGCGCGCATCATTGCCATCGACATCAACCCGGCCAAGTTCGAAATCGCCAAGCAACTGGGTGCAACCGATTGCGTCAACCCGAAAGACTTTGATCGCCCGATCCAGGAAGTGATCGTGGACATGACCGATGGCGGCGTGGACTTCTCCTTCGAGTGCATCGGCAACGTGCAGCTTATGCGTGCTGCCCTGGAGTGCTGCCACAAGGGTTGGGGCGAGTCGGTGATCATCGGTGTGGCCGGTGCAGGCCAGGAAATCGCCACCCGTCCATTCCAGCTGGTGACCGGTCGCGTCTGGCGCGGTTCGGCATTTGGTGGCGTGCGTGGTCGTACCGAATTGCCAAGCTACGTCGACATGTCGCAAACCGGCGAAATCCCGCTGGATACCTTCATCACCCACACCATGGGTCTTGAAGACATCAACAAGGCATTCGACCTGATGCACGAAGGCAAAAGCATTCGTTCTGTCATTCATTTCTGAAGAGCAGCTATAAGCGGCAAGCGATAAGCTGCAAGAGGAGCACGTCTGACTCTCTTGCAGCTTGAGGCTTGAAACTTGAAGCTCGGGAGCCTGCGACCATGACTCTGGAAAATCTGTCCTGCCAGAAAAGCTTCGGCGGCTGGCTCAAGCGTTACAAGCATCATTCAGCGGTGCTGGGTTGTGACATGGTGTTTGCGGTCTACCTGCCGCCACAAGCAGAGCAGGGCGGCAAGTTGCCTGTGCTGTACTGGCTGTCCGGCCTGACCTGCAACGATGAAAACTTCATGCAGAAAGCCGCTGCCCAGAGGGTGGCTGCGGAACTGGGGTTGATCCTGGTTGCACCCGACACCAGCCCCCGTGGCGCGGATGTACCGGATGATCCGGATGGCGCCTGGGACTTCGGGCTCGGGGCCGGGTTTTACCTGAACGCCACGGCGCAACCCTGGGCCAAGCACTACCGGATGCACGACTACGTGGTCGATGAGCTGCCGGCTCTGGTCGAGGAGCATTTCCCGGCTTCTGCGGCGCGTGGGATCAGTGGTCACTCCATGGGTGGTCACGGGGCTCTGGTCTGTGCCTTGCGCAACCCGGGGCGCTACCAGTCGGTTTCGGCGTTTTCGCCGATCACCAACCCCATGGATTGCCCTTGGGGACAGAAGGCGTTCTCCCGTTATCTGGGCGAAGATCGTTCACGCTGGCGCGAGTGGGATGCCACGGTACTGATTGCCGAAGCCAGTGAAAAACTGCCGATCCTGGTGGATCAGGGCGACCGCGATGACTTCCTGGTCAATCAGCTCAAGCCCGAAGCACTGGTCCAGGCGGCGAAGGCGGCTCAGCACCCGCTGACCCTGCGGATGCAGCCCGGCTATGATCACAGCTACTTTTTCATTGCCAGTTTCATCGAGGACCACCTGCGTCATCATGCACAGGCTCTGAACGGATGACTGTCAGGGACAGGCCCTAACTTGCGCCAAAGCAGGTAGAATCACGCCCTGACTTTTTTCAGGGCGTTTTTCTATGCGTATTGGCCATGGCTATGATGTGCACCGTTTCGCTGAGGGCGATTTCATTACCTTGGGCGGCGTGCGGATTGCACACGGTTTCGGCCTCCTGGCTCATTCCGACGGCGACGTTCTGCTGCATGCGCTGAGCGACGCCTTGCTGGGAGCCGCTGCGCTGGGCGATATCGGCAAGCACTTTCCGGACACTGATCCGCAATTCAAAGGCGCGGACAGCCGTGTACTGCTTCGCCATGTGCTCAAGCAGGTACAGGGCAAAGGCTGGAAAGTCGGCAACGTCGACGCCACCATCGTGGCCCAGGCACCCAAGATGGCTCCGCATATCGATGCGATGCGCGCTTTGATAGCCGCAGACCTCCAGGTTGAGTTGGATCAAGTGAACGTAAAAGCCACGACTACTGAAAAACTCGGCTTCGTCGGCCGTGAAGAAGGCATCGCGGTGCATGCCGTCGCGCTGTTGCTGCGCGCATGACCGAACTGGAACTTCTGGGCCAGCGGGCCTATGGCGAGGCGCTGGGCAGTGCCGTTCTCAAGGCGACGGCTGAAGATTTTCAGGTCGATGAAGTGCTCGATATTCCCTTGTCCGGGGATGGTGAGCATCTCTGGCTGTGGGTCGAGAAGCGCGGCCTCAACACCGAGGACGCAGCCCGTCGTCTGGCCCGTGCCGCAGGCGTGCCGTTGCGCACCGTCAGCTATGCAGGCCTGAAGGACCGTCAGGCGCTCACCCGTCAGTGGTTCAGCCTGCAATTGCCGGGCAAGGCCGACCCCGATCTTTCGGCGGCCCAGGACGAAACCCTGCAGATCCTCAAGAGCAGCCGCCACAAGCGCAAGTTGCAGCGCGGTGCTCATGCGGCCAATGGCTTCACCTTGCGCCTGACACAATTGAATGCCGATCATGACGCGCTGAACCAGCGTCTGGAATCCATTGCCCGCAAGGGTATCCCCAATTATTTCGGTGCCCAGCGTTTTGGCTACCAGGGTGGCAATCTGGGCGAGGCCCGGCATTACGCCGAGCGCAAGGCCTTGCCGGAGCAGCGCAATGTGCGTTCCCGGTTGCTGTCCACGGCCCGCAGCTACCTGTTCAACCGCGTGCTGGATGCCCGGGTAGCCGATGGCACCTGGGAACGTGCCCAGCCCGGCGACCTGCTGGCGTTTACCGACAGCCGCAGCTTTTTCCCGGCCGGTGTTGCCGAGTGCAGCGATCCCCGGCTCGACATTCTGGACCTGCATCCCACTGGTCCGCAGTGGGGTGAAGGGCCTTCCCCGGCGAGCGGCGCAACCGCCGAACTGGAAAACCGCATTGCCGCTGAGCAGGCGGCTCTGTGCGAATGGCTGATAAAGGCTGGAATGGAGCACGAACGTCGCATACTGCGGCTGCCCATTGGCCGTTTGACGTGGCATTATCCCGAGCCTGACATTTTGCAACTGGAATTCGTCCTTCCGCCCGGATGCTTTGCCACTGTATTGGTGCGCGAACTCGTCGATCTGGTGCCGGTTGGGCAGACGGATAGCCCATGCGTATTCTGATTTCAAACGATGATGGGGTAACTGCACCCGGTCTCGCGGCGCTGTACGCGGCGCTGGCGGATTATGCCGACTGTGTGGTTATCGCTCCCGATCAAGACAAAAGCGGCGCCAGCAGCTCGTTGACCCTCGACCGGCCGTTGCACCCGCATACGCTGCCCAATGGTTTCATCGGCCTCAATGGCACGCCGACCGACTGCGTGCATCTGGGGCTCAATGGCCTTCTGGAGCACGAGCCGGACATGGTGGTCTCGGGCATCAACCTGGGCGCCAACCTCGGGGACGATGTCCTGTATTCCGGTACGGTTGCCGCAGCCCTCGAAGGACGCTTTCTGGAGCGTCCTTCGTTTGCCTTTTCGTTTCTGTCGCGCCAGCCGGACAACCTGGCGACTGCGGCGCATTATGCGCGCCTGCTGGTCGAGGCCCATGAACAGCTGGACCTCCCGCCGCGTACGGTACTGAATGTCAATATTCCGAATCTGCCCCTCGACCACATCCGGGGGATTCAACTGACCCGCCTTGGCCATCGTGCCCGCGCTGCCGCTCCGGTGAAAGTCGTCGACCCTCGTGGCCGTGCCGGCTACTGGATCGCTGCGGCCGGCGATGCTGAAGACGGCGGGGCAGGCACCGATTTTCATGCGGTCATGCAGGGTTATGTCTCGATTACCCCGCTGCAACTGGATCGAACCTATCAGAACGGCTTCAGCAGCCTGAACACCTGGCTGGAGGGACTGATCTGATGTCACGCGAGCAAGATGATCTGTTACGTCGCGGGATTGGCATGACCTCGCAGCGTACTCGCGAGCGACTGATCCAGCGCTTGTATGAAGAAGGCTTGTCCAATACCCGTGTGCTGGATGTCATCCGCAAGACGCCCCGGCATCTGTTCGTCGATGAAGCCCTGGCCCACCGTGCGTATGAAGACACGGCCTTGCCGATCGGCCACAACCAGACCATTTCCCAGCCTTATATGGTCGCGCGCATGAGCGAGCTGCTGCTGGCAGCCGGTCCGCTGGACAAGGTGCTGGAAATCGGTACCGGCTCGGGCTATCAGACCGCTGTGCTGGCGCAACTTGTCGAGCGGGTCTTCTCGGTCGAGCGCATCAAGGTGCTGCAGGACCGGGCCAAGGAGCGTCTGGTGGAGTTGAACCTGCGCAACGTGGTCTTTCGCTGGGGCGATGGCTGGGAAGGCTGGCCTGCGCTGGCGCCTTACAATGGCATCATCGTGACCGCCGTGGCGACCGATGTGCCTCAAGCCTTGCTCGATCAACTGGCACCCGGAGGCAGGCTGGTGATTCCGGTCGGTTCCGGTGAGGTCCAACAACTGATGCTGATCGTGCGTGAGGAAAACGGGTTTTCCCGACATGTGCTGGGAGCTGTGCGATTCGTGCCATTGCTCAACGGGCCTCTGGCCTGAAACGTTAATGGAACTTCAAGTGAATTCTGAGCACACTCATCGGTCTACTTACCCTGTATGGCAGCATGGCATCACTTCACCAACATGATTCATGCATGACAAGGGCTTGGCATTGTTAATCACTGGCTGCCCGCCGTTGTTGCGGCACAATAGGCATCTTTCGAATTCAGTCACCAGTAAAGGGAGTGGCGGGTGAGTCACAGAGTCATTCGGCAGCTAAATTGTTCAACAAGTTATCAGCGTCTGGTGATTGGCATTGTGCTCAGTGTCCTCTTGGTCGGCTGCGCCAGTTCTCCGTCGGGCGGTGTTCGTGTCGTTGATCGCAACGGCAACGTGACGTCACAGCGTCCTGCCGTCACGACCGGACAATATGTCGTGCGACGTGGCGACACACTTTTTTCCATTGCATTTCGTTACGGCTGGGACTGGAAAGCACTCGCTGCGCGAAACCAGATCCCCGAGCCCTACACGATTAAACCCGGCCAGACGATTCGCTTTGACGGGCGTTCAAATTCAACATCCGAGTCTGTGGCTTCCGCTCCGGTCGTAGCGCAACCAGGTCCGGTGACCTCGTCCACCTCCACCCGTACCAGCAGTTCCGGCTCGGTCAAGACGACAGTCATCTCCAAACCGGTCGCGGTGACACCCGTGGTTATACCTCCCGCTGGCGATACTCCCGTGGGTATTGCGGGCAAGTCCCCGACAGGTTGGGCATGGCCGGCAAGTGGCACTTTGATAGGAAAATTTTCCTCAAACGGAAGTTTGAATAAAGGAATTGATATCGCAGGTGATTTGGGACAGCCTGTTTTAGCCGCGTCTGATGGATCAGTTGTTTACGCCGGAAGTGGATTGCGGGGCTACGGCGAATTGATAATCATCAAACACAGCGATACCTACGTCAGTGCTTACGGTCACAACCGCAGGCTTTTGGTACGGGAGGGGCAACAGGTCAAGGCGGGACAGACAATTGCCGAGATGGGGTCCACAGGAACTGACCGGGTGAAGCTGCATTTCGAGATTCGCCGCCAAGGAAAGCCTGTAGATCCACTGCAGTTTTTGCCACGTCGTTGATAGTTGTCAGCCTGTTCCTGACGCAGAGGGAATGGGCTCAAGCGTTGCCACGGATATAGGCGGCGCTGAGCTTGAGGTCGAACTCACCAAAGGACTATAACAATGGCTCTTAGCAGCGAAGCGCCGGAGTTTGACATCGATGATGAAGTGCTCCTCATGGAAACCGGCATTGTCCTGGAGGACAACTCGAACGAGAAGCAGCCGTCTACTGCCGCATCGGATCGAACGAAAGCCAAGCACAACTCATCGCTCAAACAACATAAATATATTGATTACACTCGGGCGCTCGATGCTACCCAGTTGTATCTCAATGAAATAGGGTTCTCACCCCTGCTGTCCCCGGAAGAGGAGGTCCACTTTGCGAGATTGTCGCAGCGTGGGGATCCGGCTGGACGCAAGCGCATGATTGAAAGCAATCTGCGTCTGGTAGTCAAAATTGCCAGGCGCTATGTCAATCGTGGGTTGTCATTGCTTGATCTGATCGAAGAGGGCAACCTGGGCCTTATCCGGGCTGTTGAAAAATTCGATCCGGAGCGCGGTTTCCGTTTCTCGACTTACGCGACATGGTGGATTCGTCAGACCATCGAGCGTGCAATCATGAATCAGACCCGGACCATCCGGTTGCCGATTCATGTGGTCAAGGAGCTGAATGTCTATCTGCGTGCCGCTCGTGAACTCACACAGAAGCTCGATCACGAACCGTCTCCCGAGGAGATCGCCAACCTGCTGGAAAAACCCGTCGGCGAGGTCAAGCGCATGCTTGGGCTCAACGAGCGTGTTTCCTCGGTGGATGTCTCTCTGGGTCCGGATTCCGACAAGACGCTGCTCGATACCCTGACGGATGATCGCCCTACGGACCCCTGTGAGCTCCTGCAGGACGATGATCTCTCTCAGAGTATCGATCAATGGCTGTCCGAACTGACCGACAAGCAGCGCGAAGTAGTGATACGTCGTTTCGGCTTGCGCGGGCATGAAAGCAGCACCCTCGAGGATGTCGGTCTCGAGATCGGTCTTACCCGTGAGCGTGTGCGTCAGATTCAGGTCGAAGGCTTGAAGCGTCTGCGTGAAATCCTCGAAAAGAACGGTCTTTCGAGCGAATCCCTCTTCCAATAAACCTCTCCTCTCCCAACCCTCTGCGTCGAAAGGCCGATATGAACATCAAATGTTTGTATCGGCCTTTTACATGATCACCATCCTATAAAGTTGTCTGATCTCTTTGCTGTTCTCTCAAGGGAAGAGTCATGGGGGCTCTACAGGTCTTTGCCAGAGATATGCGCAAGGTGCGTAAGCCTTTGCTTACCCGTGTTGTAAGTTATCAGGGGTTTATTGGGACGGATAAAAGATTTTTCTGAACGTGAGTTCTGCTAGTTCGATGAATTTAAAAGAGTTTTATTTTTTAAACGGCGCGGTAAGAAATATTTTTGCGAGTTTTCGGGTGTTGCCCACGGCCTGAAAATCACTAATATCAGAACTGTGCCAACGGACAGGCACAGGCAGTCAAGGAAGACAGTCAAGGACATCGCAAGAAGCGATTCATCAGGATGATGAAAAGGATTACAGGGATTAGGGAAGAAATGTGGGCGGGTCATACCGCCCCTTTTTTTTGCCTGTAAAATCTGTTTCCCGCCCACGAAAAAGGCCCCGAAGGGCCTTTTTGGCAATACCGGAACTCAGCGTTCCAGATCTGCGATCTTGCCTGTCTTGCCGTCCCATTCTTCTGCGTCGGGCAGGGCATCTTTTCTTTCGGTGATGTTTGGCCATACTTCCGCGAGTTCGGCGTTGAGCTCGATGAAGTTTTCCATGCCGGCGGGAACCTCATCTTCCGAGAAGATGGCTTGCGCAGGGCATTCAGGCTCACAAAGCGCGCAATCGATGCACTCATCCGGGTGAATCACCAGGAAGTTCGGGCCTTCGTAAAAGCAGTCCACCGGACAGACTTCTACGCAGTCGGTGTACTTGCACTTGATGCAGTTGTCGGTGACGACGAAGGTCATTTCTAATTTTCTCCTCAGGCGGCTGCGGCATTGCCCTTCCAGATAGGGGCTGCCAGGTTCGGGGAGTTTCCCGGCCTTGTGAAAAACACGTGCTTGGAGTGAGCGGCCTGACTGCATTGTCTGCCGCTCGACCCTTGGTTCGCTGCGTTTTCACGCGGCTCGACTAGCTGCCCAACCAGGCTAAAAGCTGAGAGCATCCCAAACCGCGCGGGATTCTAACAGCTTGTATCACTTCGCGTCAGATCCGAGTTTGCAATGAGTACAGCAACTCCAGTGCCTGGCGAGGTGTCAGGTCGTCGACTTTCACCTTCGACAGCTCTTCCAGTACCGGGTGAGGCAGGCTTGCAAACAGGTCACTTTGCATCGGCGCCGCCGGTTTACCGGGTTTTGGTCGTGGTTGTTCGTGGGGCAGGCTGGTGGTTTCCAGACGCTGCAAATGCTCCTTGGCGCGAGTGATGACCTTGCCCGGAACGCCCGCCAGTTGTGCCACCGCCAGGCCGTAGCTCTGGCTTGCCGGCCCCGGAAGAACCCGGTGCAGGAACACGATCCGCTCGTTGTGCTCAGTGGCATTCAAATGCACGTTGGTGACCAGCGGTTCGCTCTCGGGCAATACCGTCAGCTCGAAATAGTGCGTGGCGAACAGGGTATAGGCGCGCAACTGGGCGAGACATTCTGCCGCAGCCCAGGCCAGGGAAAGGCCGTCAAAGGTACTGGTGCCACGGCCGACTTCGTCCATCAGCACCAGGCTGCGATCGGTCGCGTTATGCAGAATGTTGGCGGTTTCGCTCATTTCCACCATGAAGGTCGAACGTCCGCCCGCCAGATCATCGCTGGAGCCGATACGGGTGAAGATCCTGTCCACCAGCGACAGCTCGCAACTGGCAGCCGGTACAAAGCTGCCAATGTGGGCCAGCAATACGATCAGTGCGGTCTGGCGCATGTAGGTCGATTTACCGCCCATGTTCGGGCCGGTGATCACCAGCATGCGGGTGCTGTCATCCAGAGACAGGTCGTTGGCCACGAACGGTGTGGACAGCACTTGCTCGACGACCGGATGACGACCCTGATCGATGCGCATGCACGGCTCGCTGACGAAGCGCGGGCAGTTGAGGTCCAGATTCAGGGCCCGCTCGGCCAGGTTGCTCAGGACGTCCAGTTCGGCCAGGGCGGCGGCGGTGTCCTGCAGCGGTGCCAGATGACCGATCAGGTCTTCCAGCAAAGCCTCGTAGAGCATTTTTTCCCGGGCCAGGGCGCGGCTCTTGGCCGACAGTGCCTTGTCCTCGAACTCTTTCAGCTCGGGCGTAATGAAGCGCTCGGCGCCTTTGAGGGTCTGGCGACGGATATAGTCGGCAGGAGCCTGTTCGGCCTGCTTGCTGGGCAGCTCGATGAAGTACCCGTGTACGCGGTTGTAGCCCACTTTCAGGTTGGCCAGGCCGGTACGGGCCTTTTCACGGGCCTCCAGGTCGATCAGAAACTGACCGGCGTTCTCGCTCAGTGACTGCAACTCGTCCAGTTCGGCGTCATAACCGGTCTTCAGCACACCGCCATCGCGGATCACTGCGGGCGGGTTATCGATGATTGCCCGTTGCAACAGGTCTGCCAGTTCCGGGTAGGTGCTGGTGGTTCTGGCCAGTTGTTGCAGGTGCGGCGCTTCCAGGCTGGTCATTGCTTCTTGCAGCGCCGGCAGGGCGCCCAGTGCGTCGCGCAGGCGAGCCAGATCGCGAGGACG
Proteins encoded:
- the ftsB gene encoding cell division protein FtsB; protein product: MRSPNWLFLILILLLGGLQYRLWVGNGSLAQVASLTEQIAEQHAENEVLLERNRVLDAEVMELKKGLETVEERARHELGMVKDGETLYQLAQ
- the ispD gene encoding 2-C-methyl-D-erythritol 4-phosphate cytidylyltransferase codes for the protein MKNSLPAFWAVIPAAGVGARMAADRPKQYLQLGGLTILEHSLLCFLDHPRLKGMVISLAVDDPYWPTLPCALDSRIQRVDGGKERSDSVLNALLHLHAQGASDDDWVLVHDAARPNLARSDLDNLLGELADDPVGGLLAVPARDTLKRADEHGRVAQTVDRSLIWQAYTPQMFRLGALHRALADSQVSNVSITDEASAIEWAGQSPRLIEGRSDNIKVTRPEDLEWLRQRRSMGN
- a CDS encoding LysR substrate-binding domain-containing protein, which translates into the protein MYANRWEGLDEFVAVAECGQFTAAAQRLGVSSSHISRQIVRLEERLQTRLLYRSTRRVALTEAGQTFLHHCQRLQDGREEALRAVGDLTSEPKGLLRMTCAVAYGERFITPLVTRFMDLYPQLRVDIELSNDTLDLVHEGMDLAIRLGRLQDSRLVAARLAPRRMYLCASPSYLERYGRPHSLSELSRHNCLIGGSDTWLLQQNGREFSQRVQGNWRCNSGQAVLDAALQGVGLCQLPDYYVQEHLKNGNLISLLEAHQPPNTAVWALYPQQRHLSPKVRKLVDYLKEGLAMREEYRT
- a CDS encoding S-(hydroxymethyl)glutathione dehydrogenase/class III alcohol dehydrogenase; translation: MIKSRAAVAFEAKKPLEIVEIDVAMPKAGEVLLRVVASGVCHTDAYTLSGADPEGIFPAILGHEGGAIVEAIGEGVTSVAVGDHVIPLYTPECRQCKFCLSGKTNLCQSIRATQGKGLMPDGTARFSYKGQPIFHYMGTSTFSEYTVLPEISVAKIQKEAPLEKVCLLGCGVTTGIGAVLNTAKVKPGDTVAIFGLGGIGLSAVIGAVKAKAARIIAIDINPAKFEIAKQLGATDCVNPKDFDRPIQEVIVDMTDGGVDFSFECIGNVQLMRAALECCHKGWGESVIIGVAGAGQEIATRPFQLVTGRVWRGSAFGGVRGRTELPSYVDMSQTGEIPLDTFITHTMGLEDINKAFDLMHEGKSIRSVIHF
- the fghA gene encoding S-formylglutathione hydrolase — translated: MTLENLSCQKSFGGWLKRYKHHSAVLGCDMVFAVYLPPQAEQGGKLPVLYWLSGLTCNDENFMQKAAAQRVAAELGLILVAPDTSPRGADVPDDPDGAWDFGLGAGFYLNATAQPWAKHYRMHDYVVDELPALVEEHFPASAARGISGHSMGGHGALVCALRNPGRYQSVSAFSPITNPMDCPWGQKAFSRYLGEDRSRWREWDATVLIAEASEKLPILVDQGDRDDFLVNQLKPEALVQAAKAAQHPLTLRMQPGYDHSYFFIASFIEDHLRHHAQALNG
- the ispF gene encoding 2-C-methyl-D-erythritol 2,4-cyclodiphosphate synthase, producing the protein MRIGHGYDVHRFAEGDFITLGGVRIAHGFGLLAHSDGDVLLHALSDALLGAAALGDIGKHFPDTDPQFKGADSRVLLRHVLKQVQGKGWKVGNVDATIVAQAPKMAPHIDAMRALIAADLQVELDQVNVKATTTEKLGFVGREEGIAVHAVALLLRA
- the truD gene encoding tRNA pseudouridine(13) synthase TruD, which encodes MTELELLGQRAYGEALGSAVLKATAEDFQVDEVLDIPLSGDGEHLWLWVEKRGLNTEDAARRLARAAGVPLRTVSYAGLKDRQALTRQWFSLQLPGKADPDLSAAQDETLQILKSSRHKRKLQRGAHAANGFTLRLTQLNADHDALNQRLESIARKGIPNYFGAQRFGYQGGNLGEARHYAERKALPEQRNVRSRLLSTARSYLFNRVLDARVADGTWERAQPGDLLAFTDSRSFFPAGVAECSDPRLDILDLHPTGPQWGEGPSPASGATAELENRIAAEQAALCEWLIKAGMEHERRILRLPIGRLTWHYPEPDILQLEFVLPPGCFATVLVRELVDLVPVGQTDSPCVF
- the surE gene encoding 5'/3'-nucleotidase SurE, translated to MRILISNDDGVTAPGLAALYAALADYADCVVIAPDQDKSGASSSLTLDRPLHPHTLPNGFIGLNGTPTDCVHLGLNGLLEHEPDMVVSGINLGANLGDDVLYSGTVAAALEGRFLERPSFAFSFLSRQPDNLATAAHYARLLVEAHEQLDLPPRTVLNVNIPNLPLDHIRGIQLTRLGHRARAAAPVKVVDPRGRAGYWIAAAGDAEDGGAGTDFHAVMQGYVSITPLQLDRTYQNGFSSLNTWLEGLI
- a CDS encoding protein-L-isoaspartate(D-aspartate) O-methyltransferase; amino-acid sequence: MTSQRTRERLIQRLYEEGLSNTRVLDVIRKTPRHLFVDEALAHRAYEDTALPIGHNQTISQPYMVARMSELLLAAGPLDKVLEIGTGSGYQTAVLAQLVERVFSVERIKVLQDRAKERLVELNLRNVVFRWGDGWEGWPALAPYNGIIVTAVATDVPQALLDQLAPGGRLVIPVGSGEVQQLMLIVREENGFSRHVLGAVRFVPLLNGPLA
- a CDS encoding peptidoglycan DD-metalloendopeptidase family protein, with product MSHRVIRQLNCSTSYQRLVIGIVLSVLLVGCASSPSGGVRVVDRNGNVTSQRPAVTTGQYVVRRGDTLFSIAFRYGWDWKALAARNQIPEPYTIKPGQTIRFDGRSNSTSESVASAPVVAQPGPVTSSTSTRTSSSGSVKTTVISKPVAVTPVVIPPAGDTPVGIAGKSPTGWAWPASGTLIGKFSSNGSLNKGIDIAGDLGQPVLAASDGSVVYAGSGLRGYGELIIIKHSDTYVSAYGHNRRLLVREGQQVKAGQTIAEMGSTGTDRVKLHFEIRRQGKPVDPLQFLPRR
- the rpoS gene encoding RNA polymerase sigma factor RpoS; its protein translation is MALSSEAPEFDIDDEVLLMETGIVLEDNSNEKQPSTAASDRTKAKHNSSLKQHKYIDYTRALDATQLYLNEIGFSPLLSPEEEVHFARLSQRGDPAGRKRMIESNLRLVVKIARRYVNRGLSLLDLIEEGNLGLIRAVEKFDPERGFRFSTYATWWIRQTIERAIMNQTRTIRLPIHVVKELNVYLRAARELTQKLDHEPSPEEIANLLEKPVGEVKRMLGLNERVSSVDVSLGPDSDKTLLDTLTDDRPTDPCELLQDDDLSQSIDQWLSELTDKQREVVIRRFGLRGHESSTLEDVGLEIGLTRERVRQIQVEGLKRLREILEKNGLSSESLFQ
- the fdxA gene encoding ferredoxin FdxA, which gives rise to MTFVVTDNCIKCKYTDCVEVCPVDCFYEGPNFLVIHPDECIDCALCEPECPAQAIFSEDEVPAGMENFIELNAELAEVWPNITERKDALPDAEEWDGKTGKIADLER